The Pyrococcus kukulkanii genome contains a region encoding:
- a CDS encoding transcriptional regulator gives MELANVVEKILKSIGFETARFTFRGGCFDLVATRRLLLLFIKTLTNIDKFTEEQAEDLKKLAKLFRASPLLVGLKTKNLELEDGVVYERFGIYAITPGTLYSMFAEGEPPLIMAERGGFYVKIDGEKLRKLREERGYTLAELATYVGVSRKSLQRYEKGEAVVSLEVALRLEEIFDEALVKPVDVLRARLEDVSLGSKPESKLEKEVFEELHKLGMDVVKIRRAPFNAVGKEEDEEIKLLTGIDEKKTSATLKRARLVSQITEFIGSEGMFVLENARAEVISKIPVIPKRVLEDVRDVDELFEIIKELKSKS, from the coding sequence ATGGAGCTAGCAAACGTTGTAGAGAAGATACTGAAGAGCATTGGATTTGAAACGGCGAGGTTCACTTTTAGGGGAGGATGCTTTGACCTAGTTGCCACTAGGCGTCTCCTCTTGCTATTCATAAAGACCCTCACCAATATTGATAAATTCACTGAGGAGCAGGCTGAAGACTTAAAAAAGCTGGCAAAGCTTTTTAGGGCTTCTCCTCTTTTGGTTGGCCTAAAAACGAAGAACCTTGAGCTTGAAGATGGTGTCGTGTATGAGAGGTTTGGGATCTATGCGATAACCCCAGGAACCCTCTACTCCATGTTCGCGGAAGGGGAGCCTCCCCTTATAATGGCCGAGAGAGGAGGTTTTTACGTTAAGATCGATGGGGAGAAGCTGAGGAAGCTCAGGGAGGAGCGCGGCTACACCTTGGCCGAGCTCGCTACTTACGTCGGCGTCTCGAGGAAGAGCCTCCAGAGGTATGAAAAAGGTGAGGCCGTTGTGAGTCTTGAAGTAGCTCTCAGGTTGGAGGAGATCTTTGATGAGGCCTTAGTTAAGCCCGTAGACGTTTTGCGGGCGAGGCTTGAAGATGTGTCCTTAGGCTCAAAGCCCGAGAGCAAGCTTGAAAAAGAGGTGTTTGAGGAGCTACACAAGCTTGGAATGGACGTCGTTAAGATTAGAAGGGCCCCGTTTAATGCAGTGGGGAAGGAGGAGGACGAGGAGATAAAGTTGCTTACTGGCATAGATGAGAAGAAGACAAGTGCGACGCTTAAGAGGGCTAGGTTGGTAAGCCAGATAACAGAATTCATAGGAAGCGAGGGCATGTTCGTACTTGAGAATGCGAGGGCGGAGGTTATAAGCAAGATTCCAGTGATACCCAAGAGAG